In Campylobacter showae, the genomic stretch CGAGCTTTCGCAGCGCGCCGGCTAGGTGCTGGGGCTTGCCGGTTATCATCGCTGCGCCCCTATCGGCCTCAAACTCCCGCGCCCGCGAGATCGCCATGCGTATGATCGTGGCGGCTAGCGGCATGATGACGGCTAGGGCGATTAACATTAGCGGATTTTGCTTGCCTTGACGGTTTGCCGCGCCAAACTGCGCGAAATTTGCCAGTATCGCGATCGCTCCCGCAAAAACCGCCGCGATAGAGCCCGTTAGGATGTCGTAGTGGCGCACGTGACTTAGCTCGTGAGCTAGCACGCCCTCGATCTCGTCTTTGTTTAGTATATTTAGCAGTCCCTCGGTCACGGCTACCGCGGCGTGGCTAGGGTTGCGACCCGTGGCAAATGCGTTTGGTACGGCTTCTGGGATGATGTAGATCTTTGGCATCGGCAAATTTGCCTTCGCGCAAAGCTCGCGCACGATCTGATAAAGTCCCGTCGCATGCGCCTCGTCAACGGGTACGGCTCGGTAGTGCTTTAGCACGAGGGTGTCCGAGAAAAAATACGAAAAGAAGTTCATCCCAAGCGCAGCTAAAAATGCCACCAGCATGCCGCTAGTGCCGCCTATCGCGCCGCCCACGGCTACGAAAAGCAGCATTAGCACTGTCATCAAAAATGCGGTTTTAAAAAGTTCCATTTGTTTCCTTTGCTCGTAAAATTTTACGAAAATATCTCGCCGCGGTCTTTTATCTTTTCTATGAGGGCGAAAATATCTTTCTCCGCCATGCGCATCGGAGCCGAGCCCAGCGCGCCTAGATCGTTTAGATAAATCGCATCGTCCGAGTTTAATTTTATAAAAAATCCCAGGTCGCCGTCTTGGCCTATCATATAAAAATTTGGCTCATAAAGCGCTACTTCGTAGGTTTCGTTTCGCTCGGCAAGAGACGCGCGCCCGTATAGATACGCACCCGCTCCCGCTTCGTTAAAAACCTCCACGCACTCCTCGCCCTCGATATTTTCTAAAAATTTCAGATATAACGGCGGAAATTTTATCATCGTTTATCCTTGCCTATTACGGCGGTTTTAAATATCGCGGCGTCCGCGCCAGTCTCGCTAAGCGCGGCTAGCTCGCTTTGGCTCTCTATAATAACACAAATTTGAGCGTCAAATAGATAATCCTGTGCCAGTTTTGCCGTTTTGCCGGCAAGCTCGCGGGGCACGACGATAAATTTCGCTCCGGCCGCGTTTGCGACGATGATTTCGTTTAGATTTTCCGTCTCGACGCAAAACTGGGCGCCGAGCTCCTGCGCGCGCTCTATCGCTGCTGCGTCAAATTTAAACAAATTTTGTTTGCCCGCTTCGATCTGCTCTACGTTTTCGCGCCAAAACAGCGGCTCATAGGGTACTAGCTCGTGGCCTATTAGTTTCATTTTCTATCCTTTATACAGTCCTCGCAGACGTATCCGCCGCCGCTTATTACGGCGTCTTTTGCCTCTATAAAGGTGCCGCATTTTTTACATTCGACGAAATTTTCGGCATCTTTGTCTTCTTTTTTTGCGCCGCCTTTTACGCCTCTTTTGACGCGGGTTTTAAAAAATATCATATAAATCGCGATTAAAACCGCTAAAAAAGCCAAAATTTTAAATAACATCGCCGCCCTTTATAAATACGTAATTTCGGTTGCCGCGCCCGTAAATTTGAGCATTGAGCCCCTCTAGCTCACTTTGCACGCTGCTTCCTTTGTAGAGTAAAATTTGAGTTTGCGCGTCAAAAAAGCCGTTGCAAATCCCAAGTAAATCTTTCGTTTTCATCAGCGCGCGGCTCGTGATCAGCTGCGCCGCAAAGGGCTCGCCGTCCTCGATCTTACAAGATTTTACGCGCACGTTTGTTAAATTTAGCTCAGCCTTGACATAGCTTAGAAACGCCGATTTTTTCGGGCTAGGCTCAAAGAGATGCCACTCGCACTCCCTTAA encodes the following:
- the htpX gene encoding zinc metalloprotease HtpX, with amino-acid sequence MELFKTAFLMTVLMLLFVAVGGAIGGTSGMLVAFLAALGMNFFSYFFSDTLVLKHYRAVPVDEAHATGLYQIVRELCAKANLPMPKIYIIPEAVPNAFATGRNPSHAAVAVTEGLLNILNKDEIEGVLAHELSHVRHYDILTGSIAAVFAGAIAILANFAQFGAANRQGKQNPLMLIALAVIMPLAATIIRMAISRAREFEADRGAAMITGKPQHLAGALRKLEDYARGRVMANADEQSAHMFIINPFSGVKSALGSLFRTHPSTQDRIAALENLRSQLDGENGVKEYFRK
- a CDS encoding PP0621 family protein translates to MLFKILAFLAVLIAIYMIFFKTRVKRGVKGGAKKEDKDAENFVECKKCGTFIEAKDAVISGGGYVCEDCIKDRK
- the rsmG gene encoding 16S rRNA (guanine(527)-N(7))-methyltransferase RsmG produces the protein MKIDLPRDFDAQTAKFSEILAKFNRVHSLTSYKNLNEQIADSIAPLEIFPQILDAKTAIDVGSGAGFPAIFLAMILRECEWHLFEPSPKKSAFLSYVKAELNLTNVRVKSCKIEDGEPFAAQLITSRALMKTKDLLGICNGFFDAQTQILLYKGSSVQSELEGLNAQIYGRGNRNYVFIKGGDVI